One Megalopta genalis isolate 19385.01 chromosome 5, iyMegGena1_principal, whole genome shotgun sequence DNA window includes the following coding sequences:
- the LOC117218162 gene encoding jerky protein homolog-like produces the protein MEPRKKRMLLNMQQRLDVLKDLRETGLPYKQIANKYDVSIRTIHEIRKNATKINTFAGKSKQELKRQRIAGPLYDEVDKQLLSWFIQRKTLGVHITDALVLEKATELKENLPSCSRFKVSSGWLTKFKQRHNIHLEKGNADQDGADTFVVNFKKIIEEGNVSLENVYNMDESGLLWKALPMKTLAREEEKDLGGHKTKRDRITIGLCANALGTHKIMPIVIYKFKNPRALKHEVSLPVIFKSQSNACMDKTLFLDWFENHFKPSVKQCQEEKQISGKVILLLDNCEAHKVTLQEDEDFTIIYLPPNTASILQPMHQGIVKKTKKVFRQKLLQRVLTYKGGINEFYADYTIKNCIDILSESWLEITQRDIINASNKIINPASSSIQSKKREVEPDWQGMISEITGEQCTPAHARQFLLNCEEAEREDEDIDIKEEIAELQEEPQEIYESINNEIGNNELRVIFERLIFYSEKAPACIQCMVQGIKIFFLGKEY, from the coding sequence atggaACCAAGAAAAAAACGTATGTTATTGAACATGCAGCAACGCTTGGATGTCttgaaagatcttcgagaaacaGGATTGCCATACAAACAAATTGCAAATAAGTATGATGTTAGCATCAGAACAATCCATGAAATTCGTAAAAATGCTACAAAAATTAATACGTTTGCAGGTAAAAGTAAACAAGAACTTAAGCGACAAAGAATAGCAGGACCACTATATGATGAAGTAGACAAACAATTATTGTCATGGTTCATACAAAGAAAAACACTTGGTGTCCATATAACTGATGCTCTTGTATTAGAAAAGGCGAcggaattaaaagaaaatttgcCATCATGTTCGCGATTTAAAGTGAGTAGTGGCTGGTTAACAAAATTTAAACAACGTCATAACATACACTTGGAGAAAGGTAATGCTGATCAGGATGGGGCAGATACTTTTGtagttaattttaaaaaaataatagagGAAGGAAATGTaagtttggaaaatgtttacaatatggACGAAAGTGGACTTTTATGGAAGGCTCTTCCAATGAAAACACTGGCcagagaagaagaaaaagatctTGGGGGACATAAGACGAAAagagatagaattacaattggcttatgtgcaaatgcgttaggcacacataagattatgcctattgtaatttacaAATTTAAAAACCCAAGAGCTTTGAAGCATGAAGtttcattacctgtaatttttaaatcacAGTCCAATGCATGTATGGACAAAACATTATTTTTAGATTGGTTTGAAAACCATTTCAAACCATCTGTAAAACAATGTCAGGAGGAAAAACAAATATCAGGGAAAGTAATCTTATTGTTAGATAACTGTGAAGCCCATAAAGTTACGCTACAAGAAGATGAAGattttacaattatatatttaccaCCGAATACAGCATCTATTCTTCAACCCATGCATCAAGGAATcgtaaagaaaacaaaaaaagtTTTTCGCCAGAAACTGCTGCAACGTGTTTTAACGTATAAGGgaggaataaatgaattttatgccGACTACACAATAAAAAACTGCATTGATATTTTATCTGAATCCTGGTTGGAAATTACGCAAAGAGATATTATAAATgcatcgaataaaattattaatcctgCTAGTAGTTCCATTCAGTCGAAGAAAAGAGAGGTTGAACCTGATTGGCAAGGCATGATAAGTGAGATCACAGGAGAACAATGCACCCCTGCACAtgctagacaatttttattaaattgtgAGGAAGCAGAAAGAGAAGACGAAGACATAGACATAAAAGAAGAAATAgcagaacttcaagaagaaccaCAAGAAATTTATGAATCTATCAATAACGAAATTGGAAACAATGAATTACGTGTAATATTTGAGAGACTGATATTTTACAGTGAAAAAGCACCAGCTTGCATACAATGCATGGTGCagggaataaaaatatttttcttgggCAAGGAAtattaa